A region of Acidobacteriota bacterium DNA encodes the following proteins:
- a CDS encoding DUF5522 domain-containing protein, which produces MSLVEGRDYYIENGLFVLKAEYLLRRGYCCGNGCRHCPYPKEDAPAVKAPGREREL; this is translated from the coding sequence GTGAGCTTGGTTGAAGGACGCGACTACTATATCGAGAACGGCCTCTTCGTCCTAAAGGCCGAATACTTGCTGCGGCGCGGCTATTGCTGCGGAAACGGCTGTCGGCACTGCCCCTATCCCAAAGAGGACGCGCCTGCTGTCAAAGCGCCGGGAAGGGAGAGAGAGCTGTGA
- a CDS encoding thioredoxin family protein: protein MRTRRYPIFILSLCLTVAGLLSAVVGQESQFLIFSQYEVEVDGASDPQAAIYRSTNPPAFLVRVPRISSNYFALNPGTQKVEWLDYHYVSTAADGSLNLRGGYDTQEIGGFTTQGPSVLFEVDGHSVHLVPRKPLLDLHSSEDLTGYDPLYGRRAAAYRPDAAALKQLRQVEEEATVTVYFGSWCRHCQQKVPYILRLQQELLETPLTFRYYGLPRGFGNHPKAQELNLRWVPTAIVTRQGSEIGRVEGNDWQQPPEQKLAQILK, encoded by the coding sequence TTGAGAACCAGGCGATATCCAATCTTCATCCTCTCGCTGTGCCTGACGGTTGCGGGGCTGCTGTCGGCTGTCGTGGGACAAGAGTCCCAGTTCTTGATCTTCAGCCAGTACGAAGTGGAGGTGGACGGCGCCTCCGATCCGCAGGCGGCCATCTACCGGTCCACCAATCCTCCTGCTTTCCTGGTGCGGGTGCCCCGGATTTCCAGCAATTATTTCGCCCTCAATCCCGGGACCCAGAAGGTCGAGTGGCTCGACTACCACTACGTCTCGACGGCCGCGGACGGCAGCCTCAACCTGCGCGGCGGATACGATACTCAGGAGATCGGGGGCTTTACCACCCAAGGGCCTTCCGTCCTCTTTGAGGTGGACGGCCATTCGGTGCACCTGGTGCCCCGCAAGCCGCTGCTCGACCTGCACAGCTCTGAAGATCTGACCGGATACGATCCGCTCTATGGGCGACGGGCTGCCGCCTACCGCCCGGATGCAGCGGCCTTGAAGCAACTGCGCCAGGTGGAAGAAGAAGCCACCGTGACCGTCTATTTCGGTTCCTGGTGCCGCCACTGCCAGCAAAAGGTGCCCTACATCCTGCGCCTGCAGCAAGAACTGCTGGAGACGCCTTTGACCTTCCGCTACTATGGACTGCCGCGGGGGTTCGGCAACCATCCCAAGGCCCAGGAACTCAACCTCCGCTGGGTGCCCACGGCCATCGTCACCCGCCAGGGAAGCGAGATCGGACGGGTCGAAGGCAATGACTGGCAGCAGCCGCCCGAGCAAAAGCTGGCCCAAATCCTCAAGTGA